A single region of the Winslowiella toletana genome encodes:
- a CDS encoding glutathione S-transferase family protein, producing MITVHHLDNSRSQRVLWLLEELEVPYQIKRYQRENSMLAPAELKKVHPLGKSPVITDDNRVIAESGAILEYLAERYDSEYRLKLSDEEEMLQSRYWLHYAEGSLMPLLVMKLIFSRMGKPPVPWLMRPIGAAFGKGVQKAYLDKQIVTHQQFIEQHLAKNPWFAGQNFSIADVQMSFPLQALTTRDSLTNTPHTKAWLDKIQTRAAWQRAIQQGGELKLG from the coding sequence ATGATCACTGTTCATCATCTCGATAATTCGCGCTCGCAGCGTGTGCTGTGGCTGCTGGAAGAGCTGGAAGTGCCTTACCAGATCAAACGCTATCAGCGTGAAAACAGCATGCTGGCTCCTGCCGAGTTAAAAAAAGTTCATCCGCTGGGTAAATCACCGGTGATTACCGATGATAACCGCGTAATTGCCGAATCTGGCGCAATTCTCGAGTACCTCGCCGAACGCTATGACTCTGAATATCGGCTAAAACTGTCTGATGAAGAGGAGATGCTGCAGTCTCGTTACTGGCTGCACTACGCGGAAGGTTCGCTGATGCCGCTATTGGTGATGAAGCTGATCTTTAGCCGGATGGGTAAACCGCCGGTGCCGTGGCTGATGCGCCCGATTGGTGCCGCATTCGGTAAAGGAGTACAGAAGGCGTATCTCGATAAGCAAATTGTTACCCATCAACAATTTATTGAGCAGCATCTGGCTAAAAATCCGTGGTTTGCCGGGCAAAATTTCAGTATCGCCGATGTTCAGATGAGTTTTCCACTTCAGGCGTTGACCACGCGCGACAGTCTTACCAATACGCCTCATACCAAAGCCTGGCTGGATAAAATTCAGACCCGCGCCGCCTGGCAGCGTGCGATTCAACAGGGTGGCGAGCTGAAGCTGGGGTAG
- the soxR gene encoding redox-sensitive transcriptional activator SoxR produces the protein MKKDRNRQKTVLTPGEVAKRCGVAVSALHFYESKGLISSTRNAGNQRRYQRDVLRRVAIIKIAQRIGIPLATLSDNLMNVPVDKKISVKAWSELTQQWRSELDKRIETLTRLRDQLDGCIGCGCLSMSDCPLRNPDDRLSTQGTGAILLNPEIESEDEGLY, from the coding sequence ATGAAAAAAGATCGCAATCGCCAGAAAACCGTTCTGACGCCCGGCGAAGTGGCGAAGCGCTGTGGCGTCGCCGTCTCCGCACTGCATTTTTATGAATCCAAAGGATTAATTTCCAGCACGCGCAATGCCGGCAATCAGCGTCGTTATCAGCGTGATGTATTGCGCCGGGTGGCAATCATCAAAATTGCCCAGCGCATTGGCATTCCGCTGGCGACACTCAGTGACAACCTGATGAATGTGCCGGTCGATAAAAAGATTTCGGTAAAGGCCTGGTCTGAGTTGACGCAGCAGTGGCGTTCAGAGCTGGATAAGCGTATTGAAACCCTGACGCGCCTGCGCGATCAGCTGGATGGTTGTATTGGCTGTGGCTGTTTATCGATGAGTGACTGTCCGCTGCGTAACCCGGACGACCGTCTTTCCACCCAAGGAACCGGGGCGATATTGCTCAATCCGGAAATTGAAAGTGAGGATGAAGGTCTATACTGA
- a CDS encoding alpha/beta fold hydrolase, with protein MNCFFSSVLSGEVRYHDLPGEQAPIVFIHGLGCAASYEYPRVAADPALRDHRIILIDLPGSGFSDKPASFSYTTSDQARVIIELLNHLALPAFTLYGHSMGGSIAIEVAAMKPANLTTLLVSEPNFRAGGGSFSRIIAAQDEIEFIAYGHDLLIEEDDTPWAGSMQMTLAQAAWRDASSLVNGITPCWLDIFTTLPMRCGLIVGEYSPFDQDVDIVKAAGINLSVVARAGHAMSWENPQGLAAAIAAGCQ; from the coding sequence TTGAACTGCTTTTTCTCTTCGGTGCTTTCAGGTGAAGTGCGCTATCACGATCTGCCCGGTGAACAAGCGCCGATCGTATTCATCCACGGTCTGGGTTGTGCAGCGTCCTATGAATACCCGCGCGTGGCTGCCGATCCGGCATTGCGCGATCATCGCATTATTCTGATCGATCTGCCCGGATCCGGCTTTAGCGATAAGCCCGCCAGCTTTAGCTACACCACCAGCGACCAGGCACGAGTAATAATCGAATTGTTAAACCATCTCGCATTACCGGCGTTCACTCTCTACGGCCACAGTATGGGCGGCAGCATCGCGATTGAAGTGGCGGCGATGAAACCCGCTAACCTGACGACGCTGCTGGTCTCCGAGCCCAACTTTCGCGCCGGTGGCGGTAGCTTCAGCCGTATCATTGCCGCGCAGGATGAAATTGAATTTATCGCTTACGGCCACGATTTGCTGATTGAAGAAGATGACACGCCGTGGGCTGGTTCAATGCAAATGACGTTAGCGCAGGCCGCCTGGCGTGACGCCTCCTCGCTGGTTAACGGCATTACGCCTTGCTGGCTGGACATCTTTACCACGCTACCGATGCGCTGCGGCCTGATAGTGGGTGAATACTCACCTTTTGACCAGGATGTTGATATCGTTAAGGCTGCCGGGATTAATCTCTCGGTGGTCGCCCGC
- a CDS encoding Na+/H+ antiporter, producing MEIFFTILIMTLVVSLSGVAARIIPFQIPLPLVQIAAGALLAWPNFGLHVDFDPELFLVLFIPPLLFADGWKTPTSEFLHHGREIIGLALVLVLITVVGIGYLIYWMVPGIPLIPAFALAAVLSPTDAVALSGIVGEGRIPKKIMSILQGEALMNDASGLVSLKFAVAVAMGTMVFTVSGASVEFLKVAIGGLLAGIAVCWLFGKSLRLFSRLSGDDPATQTVLLLLLPFASYLIAEHLGVSGILAAVAAGMTITRSGIMRQAPLAMRLRANSVWQMLEFVFNGMVFLMLGLQLPGILETSVAEAQADPNVQLWMLFTDIVLIYAALMIVRFGWLWIMQRLSRRFMTKRPMEFGNYSTRELLIASFAGVRGAITLAGVLSIPLLLTNGDDFPARYELIFLATGVILFSLFVGVILLPILLRGVEGIDKSAHRHEMQNARAAMAGVAIESLRKMEERLAVDTEENIDTELLKETSARVVGNLRRRIDGKEDAERALFAENLERRFRLTALRAERGEVYHLRATQQITNETMMKLLHDLDLLEALLIEKEE from the coding sequence ATGGAAATATTCTTTACAATACTGATTATGACGCTGGTGGTTTCACTATCCGGTGTCGCTGCACGCATAATTCCGTTTCAGATCCCCTTACCGCTGGTGCAAATCGCCGCCGGTGCACTGTTAGCCTGGCCAAATTTTGGCCTGCATGTGGACTTCGATCCTGAACTGTTTTTAGTCCTGTTTATTCCGCCGCTACTGTTTGCTGACGGCTGGAAAACGCCGACCAGTGAATTCCTGCATCATGGCCGCGAAATAATCGGCCTGGCGCTGGTGCTGGTGTTGATCACCGTGGTCGGAATCGGCTATCTGATTTACTGGATGGTGCCTGGCATTCCACTGATTCCGGCATTTGCGCTGGCGGCGGTGCTGTCGCCGACCGATGCGGTGGCGCTTTCCGGCATTGTCGGAGAAGGGCGAATACCGAAGAAGATCATGTCGATTCTGCAGGGCGAGGCGCTGATGAACGATGCCTCTGGCCTGGTCTCGCTTAAGTTTGCCGTCGCAGTGGCGATGGGCACCATGGTGTTTACCGTTTCAGGTGCCAGCGTCGAATTCCTGAAGGTAGCGATTGGCGGCCTGCTGGCGGGTATTGCCGTTTGCTGGTTGTTTGGTAAATCATTGCGCCTGTTCAGCCGTCTGAGCGGTGACGATCCGGCAACGCAAACCGTTTTGCTGCTGCTGCTGCCGTTTGCCTCTTATCTGATTGCAGAACACCTTGGGGTTTCCGGCATTTTGGCGGCAGTGGCTGCCGGTATGACCATCACCCGCTCTGGCATTATGCGTCAGGCACCGTTAGCGATGCGACTGCGTGCCAACAGCGTCTGGCAGATGCTGGAGTTTGTGTTTAACGGCATGGTGTTCCTGATGCTTGGTCTGCAGTTACCGGGCATTCTGGAAACCTCGGTGGCAGAGGCTCAGGCCGATCCGAACGTCCAGCTGTGGATGCTGTTTACCGATATCGTGTTGATCTACGCGGCGCTGATGATTGTGCGTTTCGGCTGGTTGTGGATTATGCAGCGTCTGAGCCGTCGGTTTATGACCAAACGCCCAATGGAGTTCGGCAACTACTCAACGCGTGAGTTATTGATCGCGTCGTTTGCCGGCGTGCGTGGTGCAATTACCCTCGCGGGTGTGCTGTCGATTCCACTGCTGCTGACCAACGGTGATGATTTTCCGGCGCGTTATGAGCTGATTTTCCTCGCTACCGGCGTGATTCTGTTCTCGCTGTTTGTCGGGGTGATTTTGCTGCCGATTCTGCTGCGTGGTGTCGAGGGCATTGATAAGTCAGCCCATCGCCATGAGATGCAGAATGCCCGTGCCGCGATGGCGGGGGTGGCGATCGAAAGCCTGCGTAAAATGGAAGAGCGACTGGCCGTTGATACCGAAGAGAATATTGATACCGAGCTGCTGAAAGAGACCAGTGCGCGGGTTGTCGGCAATTTGCGTCGGCGTATCGACGGTAAAGAGGATGCAGAACGCGCGCTGTTTGCGGAAAACCTTGAACGTCGCTTCCGCTTAACCGCGCTGCGCGCCGAGCGTGGCGAGGTTTACCATCTGCGTGCGACGCAGCAAATCACTAATGAAACCATGATGAAGTTGCTGCACGATCTCGATTTGCTGGAAGCATTGCTGATTGAGAAAGAGGAGTAA
- a CDS encoding DMT family transporter, which produces MFSGVLFALSAGLMWGLIFVGPLLVPEYPGALQSVGRYVAFGLLALPLAWHARQRLRQLSRADWIEALKLTVIGNILYYTCLANAIQRTGAPVSTMIIGTLPVVISVTANLVYGHHDGRLSWRKLTPALLLIALGLICVNAAELQSGAVDFDLWRYLSGIALALIAVACWTWYPLRNSRWLRENPDKKPGTWATAQGLVTLPVALIAGVVVTANLALTQPAFALPFGPRPEVFIPLMLVIGLFCSWLGALCWNEASQRLPTVLVGPLIVFEILAGLGYTFLLRQQWPPLMTLCGIICLIAGVIYAMRIKPEPVIKPLSSSR; this is translated from the coding sequence ATGTTCTCTGGCGTATTATTTGCTCTCTCCGCAGGCTTAATGTGGGGATTAATTTTTGTTGGCCCGCTGTTGGTGCCGGAATATCCGGGAGCGTTGCAGTCGGTCGGGCGTTACGTGGCGTTTGGTCTGCTGGCGCTGCCGCTAGCGTGGCATGCGCGTCAACGTTTACGCCAGCTGTCGCGTGCCGACTGGATTGAGGCGCTAAAACTGACGGTGATTGGCAATATTCTCTATTACACCTGCCTCGCCAATGCTATCCAGCGCACCGGTGCGCCTGTCTCGACCATGATTATCGGCACGCTGCCGGTGGTGATCTCGGTAACCGCCAACCTGGTCTATGGGCATCATGACGGCCGATTATCGTGGCGCAAACTGACGCCTGCCTTGCTGCTTATTGCGCTGGGGCTGATATGCGTTAATGCGGCGGAATTGCAAAGTGGCGCGGTGGATTTTGATCTCTGGCGCTATCTCAGTGGCATTGCGCTGGCGCTGATTGCCGTTGCCTGCTGGACCTGGTATCCGCTACGCAACTCTCGCTGGCTGCGGGAGAATCCGGATAAAAAACCGGGCACCTGGGCGACCGCGCAGGGGCTGGTGACATTGCCGGTCGCGTTGATTGCCGGTGTGGTGGTAACAGCGAACCTGGCGCTGACTCAGCCAGCCTTTGCGCTGCCGTTTGGCCCGCGCCCGGAAGTGTTTATTCCACTGATGCTGGTCATTGGCCTGTTTTGCTCGTGGCTGGGCGCGTTATGCTGGAATGAAGCCAGCCAGCGTCTGCCGACGGTACTGGTTGGCCCATTGATTGTCTTCGAGATTCTGGCAGGATTGGGATATACCTTTCTGCTGCGCCAGCAGTGGCCGCCGTTAATGACGCTGTGCGGGATTATTTGCCTGATCGCCGGAGTGATCTACGCGATGCGGATTAAACCCGAACCGGTGATTAAACCGCTGTCGTCATCCCGCTAA
- a CDS encoding LysR family transcriptional regulator: protein MDVRALRYFVEVVRQQSFTRAAEQLYVTQPTISKMLRQLEEELDCTLLVREGRKLHLTNTGQAVYQRGLTILQEFKQLETEIGDINELKTGELRLGIPPMVGMQIVGSISAFRQRYPGIELKISEFGGLTVQQAVLSGSLDLALTALPLAEDLPLNTLPLMSHPLCVLVPRSAPWLNRSSIALAELAEHQILIFNEEFSLNRQLMQAFQRSGFTPKIAVRSGQWDFLAAMVQAGMGVAVLPEPICQRLDKQSLLWLPLESDMEWKLGLIWREGSYLSRSAQAWIHCCREFWPGEAPRLSV, encoded by the coding sequence TCAGCAAAGCTTTACCCGTGCAGCAGAGCAGCTGTATGTGACCCAGCCGACCATCAGTAAAATGCTGCGTCAACTGGAAGAGGAGCTGGACTGCACCCTGCTGGTACGCGAAGGCCGCAAACTGCATCTGACCAATACCGGACAAGCGGTGTATCAGCGCGGTCTGACCATCCTGCAGGAATTTAAACAGCTGGAAACCGAGATTGGCGATATTAATGAATTGAAAACCGGCGAGCTGCGTCTCGGCATTCCGCCAATGGTTGGTATGCAGATCGTGGGGTCGATTTCCGCCTTTCGTCAGCGTTATCCGGGCATTGAACTGAAAATTTCAGAGTTCGGTGGGCTTACCGTGCAGCAAGCGGTGCTGTCCGGCAGTCTCGACTTAGCGCTGACCGCGCTGCCGCTGGCAGAGGATCTGCCGTTAAACACTCTGCCGCTAATGAGTCATCCACTCTGCGTGCTGGTGCCGCGCAGCGCACCGTGGCTGAACCGAAGCAGCATTGCGCTGGCTGAACTGGCCGAACATCAGATTCTGATTTTTAACGAGGAGTTTTCACTTAACCGTCAGCTGATGCAGGCTTTTCAGCGCAGCGGATTCACACCGAAAATTGCGGTGCGCAGTGGTCAGTGGGATTTTCTGGCAGCAATGGTGCAGGCAGGCATGGGCGTGGCGGTGTTACCGGAGCCAATTTGTCAGCGGCTGGATAAGCAATCGCTACTGTGGTTGCCGCTGGAGTCGGATATGGAGTGGAAACTGGGGTTAATCTGGCGAGAAGGCAGCTATCTGTCGCGCAGTGCGCAGGCGTGGATTCACTGTTGCCGTGAGTTTTGGCCGGGTGAAGCACCGAGATTATCGGTATAG
- a CDS encoding YjcB family protein, protein MGTLTASVLLMRWELLSAVMMFFASTFKIKCRQKSRNAMAFIFSGIGIGMSCWFVTGLFGITLSMENVNHFWDVSKDVFVDVMSQAPANWPMP, encoded by the coding sequence ATGGGCACTTTAACCGCCAGTGTGCTACTTATGCGTTGGGAACTGCTGAGCGCAGTGATGATGTTTTTCGCCAGCACGTTCAAAATTAAATGCCGTCAGAAAAGCCGCAATGCCATGGCGTTTATCTTTAGTGGCATTGGTATTGGTATGTCATGCTGGTTTGTTACTGGTCTGTTCGGCATCACCCTGAGTATGGAGAACGTTAACCACTTCTGGGATGTATCGAAAGACGTGTTTGTTGACGTGATGAGCCAGGCACCGGCCAACTGGCCGATGCCGTAA
- a CDS encoding AraC family transcriptional regulator, translating to MQGVPEQFPCEKDRAQFRHLPSLPGVELYHAHISSYAFEPHTHEAFGIGTIDFGAERFRYRGVNHVAPTHSLVLMNPDELHTGESATDEGWRYRMLYIEPQMLESLSGEQGWWFTDAVRDDLATSQQLSQSLAALWQASDSLAAESLLLNIMQLFRPHARVANKLQAEPAHRFDIVRDYLRANFERNITLAELAALVSLSPYHFLRQFKQQYHVTPHQMLMAFRLFEAKQLLTRGVPLAEVAATSGLTDQAHLTRTFSQRYGITPGRYQKQVMPPRR from the coding sequence GTGCAAGGCGTACCTGAACAGTTTCCATGTGAAAAAGATCGCGCACAGTTCCGTCATTTACCGTCGTTGCCGGGAGTGGAGCTGTATCACGCGCATATCTCCAGCTACGCGTTTGAGCCGCATACCCATGAAGCTTTTGGTATTGGCACCATCGATTTTGGCGCGGAGCGCTTTCGCTATCGCGGCGTCAATCACGTTGCGCCGACCCATTCGCTGGTATTGATGAATCCGGACGAACTGCATACCGGCGAGTCAGCCACAGATGAAGGCTGGCGCTATCGGATGCTTTATATTGAGCCGCAGATGCTGGAGTCACTTTCCGGTGAGCAGGGCTGGTGGTTTACCGATGCGGTACGTGACGATCTCGCCACTTCACAACAGCTGTCACAGTCGCTGGCCGCACTCTGGCAGGCGAGTGATTCGCTGGCGGCAGAGAGTTTGTTGCTGAATATCATGCAATTATTCCGTCCTCACGCGCGGGTGGCAAATAAGCTGCAGGCTGAGCCTGCGCATCGCTTTGATATCGTCAGAGACTACCTGCGGGCCAATTTCGAGCGCAATATCACGCTCGCCGAACTGGCGGCGCTGGTGTCGCTGAGTCCTTATCATTTCCTGCGTCAGTTTAAGCAGCAGTATCACGTTACGCCGCACCAGATGCTGATGGCGTTTCGTCTGTTTGAGGCAAAGCAGCTGCTAACGCGCGGTGTGCCGCTGGCGGAAGTGGCGGCAACGTCGGGCCTGACCGACCAGGCACATCTGACGCGCACTTTTTCTCAGCGCTATGGTATTACGCCGGGCCGCTATCAAAAGCAGGTCATGCCGCCACGGCGTTAA
- the soxS gene encoding superoxide response transcriptional regulator SoxS: MMHNEIIHTLTGWIEQNLDKTLSIDEVAAKSGYSKWHLQRMFRTVTKQTLGGYIRERRLTLAAEALSKTQRPVFDIAMQYGYDSQQTFSRVFRRQFSQTPTAYRHTMRRQSLQRQRPYPFDCAARFAGCGQSN, translated from the coding sequence ATGATGCATAACGAAATTATTCATACACTGACTGGCTGGATTGAACAGAATTTAGATAAAACGTTATCGATTGATGAAGTGGCAGCGAAATCAGGTTATTCGAAGTGGCACCTGCAACGTATGTTCCGTACCGTCACGAAACAGACGTTGGGTGGATACATTCGTGAGCGTCGCCTGACACTGGCTGCGGAAGCACTGTCAAAAACCCAGCGCCCGGTGTTTGATATTGCTATGCAGTATGGCTATGACTCGCAGCAGACCTTTTCTCGCGTATTTCGCCGTCAGTTCTCCCAGACGCCGACCGCTTATCGTCACACCATGCGTCGTCAGAGTTTGCAGCGTCAACGTCCTTATCCGTTCGACTGCGCCGCGCGCTTTGCGGGCTGCGGCCAGAGTAACTAA
- a CDS encoding NCS2 family permease, with amino-acid sequence MSTPSRQASGSFDAWFKISARNSSVRQEVLAGLTTFLAMVYSVIVVPGMLGKAGFPPTAVFVSTCLVAAFGSIIMGLWANLPMAIGCAISLTAFTAFSLVLGQQISVPVALGAVFLMGVLFTIISATGIRSWILRNMPMGVAHGTGVGIGLFLLLIAADSVGLVVKNPAPGLPVALGDFASFPVLLSLIGLAAIFGLEKLRVPGGILLTIIAISIIGLIFDPAVKYQGLFAMPSLSDAEGNSLVFSLDILGALKPAVLPTVLALVMTAVFDATGTIRAVAGQANLLDKDNQIINGGKALTTDSVSSIFAGLVGSSPAAVYIESAAGTAAGGKTGLTAIVVGLLFMLILFMSPLAYLVPAYATAPALMYVGLLMLSNVSKIDFGDYVDAMSGLLCAVFIVLTCNIVTGIMLGFGALVIGRIFAGEWRKLNIGTVVIAVALIAFYAGGWAI; translated from the coding sequence ATGTCGACTCCTTCACGTCAGGCCAGCGGTTCTTTCGACGCCTGGTTTAAAATCTCTGCGCGCAACAGCAGCGTGCGTCAGGAGGTTTTAGCTGGCCTCACGACCTTCCTTGCCATGGTTTATTCGGTGATTGTGGTGCCGGGTATGCTGGGCAAGGCAGGCTTTCCGCCAACCGCAGTGTTTGTTTCAACCTGTCTGGTTGCCGCTTTTGGCTCCATTATTATGGGCTTATGGGCTAATTTGCCGATGGCGATTGGCTGTGCAATTTCACTGACCGCTTTTACTGCTTTCAGCCTGGTGCTGGGCCAGCAGATCAGTGTGCCAGTGGCGCTGGGCGCGGTATTCCTGATGGGGGTGCTGTTTACCATTATCTCGGCCACCGGCATCCGCTCCTGGATATTGCGTAATATGCCGATGGGCGTAGCGCATGGAACCGGAGTCGGTATCGGCCTGTTTCTGCTGCTGATTGCTGCCGACAGCGTGGGTCTGGTGGTGAAAAATCCCGCGCCGGGTCTGCCGGTGGCATTGGGTGACTTCGCCTCATTTCCGGTTTTGCTGTCACTGATCGGCCTCGCGGCAATCTTTGGTCTGGAAAAACTGCGTGTACCGGGCGGAATTCTGCTGACGATTATTGCGATATCAATCATCGGGTTGATCTTCGATCCAGCGGTGAAATATCAGGGGCTGTTTGCGATGCCAAGCCTGAGCGATGCCGAAGGCAACTCGCTGGTGTTCAGCCTTGATATTCTCGGCGCACTGAAACCGGCGGTATTACCTACGGTACTGGCACTGGTGATGACCGCGGTGTTTGACGCCACCGGCACCATCCGTGCGGTAGCGGGCCAGGCTAATCTGCTGGATAAAGACAACCAAATTATTAACGGTGGAAAAGCGCTGACGACTGACTCGGTCAGCAGCATCTTTGCCGGTCTGGTTGGTTCATCGCCTGCGGCGGTGTATATCGAGTCCGCAGCCGGCACCGCGGCGGGGGGTAAAACCGGCCTGACGGCGATTGTCGTTGGCCTGCTGTTTATGCTGATTCTGTTTATGTCGCCGCTGGCCTACCTGGTTCCGGCTTATGCCACCGCACCGGCGCTGATGTATGTTGGTCTGCTGATGCTGAGCAATGTCTCAAAGATCGATTTCGGCGACTATGTTGATGCCATGTCCGGCTTGCTGTGCGCGGTATTTATCGTACTGACCTGCAATATCGTTACCGGCATCATGCTGGGCTTTGGTGCGCTGGTGATTGGCCGTATCTTTGCCGGTGAGTGGCGCAAGCTGAATATCGGTACTGTGGTAATTGCCGTAGCGCTGATTGCTTTTTATGCAGGCGGCTGGGCGATTTAA